A stretch of the Plectropomus leopardus isolate mb unplaced genomic scaffold, YSFRI_Pleo_2.0 unplaced_scaffold25962, whole genome shotgun sequence genome encodes the following:
- the LOC121966809 gene encoding papilin-like, which produces MRLEEAACSALLRPTAARRCEMAACLRQISWHVGDWGLCSKSCGSGSRERQVICSDQDRNLYPVRECNANPKPATMERCNTQSCYSPQGEHTQHELLN; this is translated from the exons ATGAGGCTGGAGGAAGCCGCCTGCAGCGCTCTGCTCCGCCCGACTGCCGCCCGCCGCTGTGAGATGGCGGCCTGCCTGAGACAGATCAGCTGGCACGTTGGAGACTGGGGACTG TGCTCTAAGAGCTGTGGCTCCGGCTCACGAGAGCGACAGGTGATCTGCTCAGACCAGGACAGGAACCTGTACCCTGTGAGGGAATGTAACGCCAACCCCAAACCCGCCACAATGGAGCGCTGCAACACCCAGTCCTGCTACAGCCCACAGGGTGAGCACACGCAACACGAGCTCCTAAATTAG